The following are encoded together in the bacterium genome:
- a CDS encoding ABC transporter ATP-binding protein: MNAGAPLLEVRGLRVRKGGADLLDVRELAVAAGETLSLIGPNGAGKSTLLLALSGIEAPAAGELRFRGERVPGGAAALAFRRRVAMVFQEPLLFDTTVFGNVASGLRLRGLDKAEIDRRVRENLERFRVEHLASRSARTLSGGEAQRTSLARAMAVTPEVLLLDEPFAALDPLSREGLLEDLAHTLRETGTTTIFATHDRIEAQRIADRVAVLDCGRLRQVGAADEVLRRPADAFVAAFVGVENLLPVRMTLGPSRGGLCAVLERGGAGAGDDAGPAVFEVGGVAPGLADGASGLLCVRPEDLVVTAVGEGGGSWSGNHLTGRVVKTVPQGPLLKATIDCGVPIVAAVPGQVTRALALEPGLTVRVGLRPADLYVIPGG, encoded by the coding sequence GTGAACGCCGGCGCGCCGCTGCTGGAGGTGCGCGGCCTGCGCGTGCGCAAGGGCGGCGCCGACCTGCTCGACGTCCGGGAGCTGGCCGTCGCCGCCGGCGAGACCCTCTCGCTGATCGGCCCCAACGGCGCCGGCAAGAGCACGCTGCTGCTGGCGCTCTCGGGGATCGAGGCGCCGGCCGCGGGCGAGCTGCGCTTTCGCGGCGAGCGCGTCCCCGGCGGCGCCGCCGCGCTCGCCTTCCGCCGGCGGGTCGCGATGGTCTTCCAGGAGCCGCTGCTCTTCGACACGACGGTGTTCGGGAACGTCGCCTCGGGCCTGCGGCTGCGCGGTCTGGACAAGGCGGAGATCGATCGCCGCGTCCGCGAGAACCTGGAGCGCTTCCGCGTGGAGCACCTCGCGTCGCGCTCGGCGCGGACGCTCTCGGGCGGCGAGGCGCAGCGCACGAGCCTGGCGCGGGCCATGGCCGTGACGCCGGAGGTCCTGCTGCTCGACGAGCCCTTCGCGGCCCTCGATCCGCTCTCGCGCGAGGGGCTGCTGGAGGACCTGGCCCACACGCTGCGCGAGACGGGCACGACCACCATCTTCGCGACGCACGACCGGATCGAGGCGCAGCGCATCGCCGACCGCGTGGCCGTGCTCGACTGCGGGCGCCTGCGCCAGGTTGGCGCCGCAGACGAGGTCCTGCGCCGTCCGGCGGACGCGTTTGTCGCGGCCTTCGTCGGTGTGGAGAACCTGCTGCCGGTGAGGATGACGCTCGGGCCTTCGCGGGGCGGCCTCTGTGCGGTGCTTGAGCGCGGCGGCGCGGGAGCCGGAGACGACGCCGGGCCGGCGGTGTTCGAGGTCGGCGGGGTGGCGCCGGGCCTGGCGGACGGCGCGTCCGGCCTGCTCTGCGTGCGCCCCGAGGACCTTGTCGTCACCGCGGTGGGCGAGGGGGGCGGCTCGTGGTCGGGGAACCATCTCACCGGCCGGGTCGTCAAGACTGTCCCGCAGGGGCCGCTCCTGAAGGCGACCATCGACTGCGGCGTGCCGATCGTCGCCGCGGTGCCCGGCCAGGTGACCCGCGCTCTGGCGCTCGAGCCGGGGCTGACGGTCCGGGTGGGGTTGCGCCCCGCGGATCTCTACGTGATTCCCGGGGGATGA
- a CDS encoding ABC transporter permease, with translation MDLIWEGIREAFGLIFGLDAEVWRICLLSLRISGTATLISLVLGVSAGTALALTRFPGRRVLVSLVNTGMGLPPVVVGLFVSILLWRNGPLGVLGLLYTPAAMIIAQAVIATPIVTGISLAAIQQLPPKLRLQILALGATRGQMVGLLLREARLPLLAAVMAGFGGVISEVGASIMVGGNVKGQTRVLTTATVMETGRGNFDVAIALSVILLLLTFAVNYLLTRIQQRERPR, from the coding sequence GTGGATCTGATCTGGGAGGGGATCCGCGAGGCCTTCGGCCTCATCTTCGGGCTCGACGCCGAAGTCTGGCGGATCTGCCTCCTCTCGCTGCGCATCTCCGGCACCGCCACCCTCATCAGCCTCGTCCTCGGCGTGTCCGCCGGCACCGCCCTCGCCCTCACCCGCTTCCCAGGCCGGCGCGTCCTCGTCAGCCTCGTGAACACCGGCATGGGCCTGCCGCCGGTGGTCGTCGGCCTCTTCGTCTCGATCCTCCTCTGGCGCAACGGCCCGCTCGGGGTGCTGGGCCTGCTCTACACGCCGGCGGCGATGATCATCGCGCAGGCGGTGATCGCCACGCCCATCGTCACGGGCATCAGCCTTGCCGCGATCCAGCAGCTCCCGCCGAAGCTGCGCCTGCAGATCCTCGCCCTCGGCGCGACGCGCGGGCAGATGGTCGGGCTGCTGCTGCGCGAGGCGAGGCTGCCGCTGCTGGCGGCTGTCATGGCCGGATTCGGCGGCGTGATCTCCGAGGTCGGCGCCTCGATCATGGTCGGCGGCAACGTCAAGGGGCAGACGCGGGTGCTGACCACCGCGACCGTCATGGAGACGGGTCGCGGCAACTTCGACGTCGCGATCGCGCTCAGCGTCATCCTGCTGCTGCTGACCTTCGCCGTGAACTATCTGTTGACACGCATCCAGCAGCGGGAGCGACCGCGGTGA